A single genomic interval of Cetobacterium ceti harbors:
- a CDS encoding replication initiation protein — protein MKTFKDLILFKPNQLIEITGAPLTNQGILAYDFILHKLQQENTDNIIISATEIMDAINGNRNFQDLYLYLDSLQKIRIESKDSKGKLWGAFNLLSEYKKLENGIFVAIPPSIYKALETKEKTKDSLYYTTIKLLEKRIFKCLYSLIFYDFFKKYENINIPTLTVENIRQITGTIEKYKEYKIFKAHVLKKALIEINKFETKFEYSFEEKKIGRKVNEIKFIRTEKGIDDVTPENKISEKLLKAIEKARKNRYINESYSQKAMEKIFQKYEEKDIIKALKELYKYNSEIKSFSKILTAKIEDIKNSKMDKIKENQGHILGQEKIETAFKNNFTEPKKSDLDIEKEKISNLIRNSDLPTNKRMNLWSELAKIQNLKDLETFKNTLEKN, from the coding sequence ATGAAAACATTTAAAGATTTAATTTTATTTAAACCTAATCAATTAATTGAAATAACAGGAGCTCCATTAACAAATCAAGGGATATTAGCATATGATTTTATTTTACACAAGTTACAACAAGAAAACACTGATAATATTATAATATCAGCAACAGAAATAATGGATGCTATAAATGGAAATCGAAATTTTCAAGATTTATATCTATATTTAGATTCTTTACAAAAAATAAGAATTGAAAGTAAAGACTCTAAAGGGAAGTTATGGGGAGCATTTAATTTATTATCAGAATATAAAAAATTAGAAAATGGAATATTTGTTGCAATTCCTCCAAGTATTTATAAAGCTTTAGAAACAAAAGAAAAAACAAAAGATAGTTTATATTACACAACAATAAAATTATTAGAAAAAAGAATTTTTAAATGTTTATACAGTTTAATTTTTTATGATTTTTTTAAAAAATATGAAAATATTAATATTCCAACCTTAACAGTAGAAAACATTAGACAAATAACAGGAACTATAGAAAAATATAAAGAATATAAAATATTTAAAGCTCATGTTTTAAAAAAAGCTTTAATTGAAATTAATAAGTTTGAAACTAAATTTGAGTATTCTTTTGAAGAAAAAAAAATAGGAAGAAAAGTGAATGAAATTAAGTTTATTAGAACTGAGAAAGGCATAGATGATGTTACTCCAGAAAACAAAATATCAGAAAAATTATTAAAAGCTATTGAAAAAGCTCGGAAAAATCGATATATAAATGAATCCTATTCTCAAAAGGCTATGGAGAAAATATTTCAAAAATACGAGGAAAAAGATATTATAAAAGCTCTTAAAGAACTTTACAAATATAATTCAGAAATTAAAAGTTTTTCTAAAATTTTAACTGCAAAAATTGAAGATATAAAAAATTCAAAAATGGATAAAATTAAAGAAAATCAAGGGCATATATTAGGTCAAGAAAAGATTGAAACAGCCTTTAAAAACAATTTTACAGAGCCAAAAAAATCTGATTTAGATATTGAAAAAGAAAAAATATCAAATTTAATAAGAAATAGTGATTTACCAACAAATAAACGAATGAACTTATGGTCTGAACTCGCAAAAATACAAAATTTAAAAGACTTAGAAACATTTAAAAATACATTAGAAAAAAATTAA